A single window of Nocardia higoensis DNA harbors:
- a CDS encoding MTH1187 family thiamine-binding protein, with translation MIIAFSITPVGSGESVGAAVAEAVRVIRASGLPNETNALFTTIEGEWDEVMAVVKQAIDAVMEVSPRCSIVLKGDVRPGSSNAITSKVESVERHLKESM, from the coding sequence GTGATCATCGCCTTCTCGATTACGCCGGTAGGTTCCGGAGAAAGTGTTGGTGCGGCGGTCGCCGAAGCTGTGCGCGTCATCCGCGCCAGCGGTCTGCCCAACGAAACCAATGCGTTGTTCACGACCATTGAAGGCGAATGGGATGAAGTCATGGCGGTGGTCAAACAAGCCATCGACGCTGTCATGGAAGTTTCGCCGCGATGCAGCATCGTACTCAAGGGCGACGTGCGCCCTGGTTCGTCGAACGCGATTACCTCGAAAGTCGAGTCGGTGGAGCGACATCTGAAGGAATCCATGTAG
- a CDS encoding type VII secretion target, producing MKVDPGQLRALATSMDDISGKVAALDVHTKGDAVAGVLPGSSLGAACATASEYVEGAWLRMAMRHKRVSNLCKGSADTFEVTDTDFRDKLAQMGENL from the coding sequence ATGAAGGTCGATCCGGGTCAACTGCGCGCGCTGGCGACGTCGATGGATGACATCAGTGGCAAAGTCGCCGCGCTAGACGTCCACACCAAGGGGGACGCAGTCGCCGGGGTACTGCCTGGGTCTTCACTCGGTGCGGCTTGCGCCACGGCGAGCGAGTATGTGGAGGGTGCGTGGTTGCGGATGGCGATGCGTCACAAGCGTGTCTCCAACCTGTGCAAAGGCAGTGCCGACACTTTCGAGGTCACCGACACGGACTTCCGTGACAAGCTCGCGCAGATGGGCGAGAACCTGTGA